A single genomic interval of Ruminococcus sp. NK3A76 harbors:
- a CDS encoding dual specificity protein phosphatase family protein, which yields MNPCKVTIMNRKNAEAYLSQVNDELTAMVSIYGTDEEAISDGVFGNNVVEILRVCFDDVDCDEGSENGRRCISHRQGLEIAQFVKRVKDKVTRMIVHCGAGMSRSAGCAAAIMYYLYCSDEDIFSNALYKPNMKVYRTVLNALNDYYTDK from the coding sequence ATGAATCCCTGCAAAGTCACAATAATGAACCGTAAAAATGCTGAAGCGTATCTCTCACAAGTTAACGACGAGCTTACGGCAATGGTCTCGATATACGGCACAGATGAAGAAGCTATATCAGACGGAGTGTTTGGAAACAACGTTGTTGAGATACTGCGTGTATGTTTTGATGATGTTGACTGTGATGAGGGCAGTGAAAACGGCAGACGCTGTATATCTCACAGACAAGGCCTTGAGATAGCGCAGTTTGTTAAGCGTGTCAAGGATAAGGTCACACGCATGATCGTTCATTGCGGTGCAGGAATGTCTCGCTCGGCAGGCTGTGCTGCGGCAATAATGTATTATTTGTATTGCTCTGATGAGGATATTTTTTCAAATGCACTATATAAACCGAATATGAAGGTCTATCGTACTGTGCTCAATGCGCTGAACGACTATTATACAGATAAATAA
- a CDS encoding SLOG family protein has translation MQRSVCFTGHREIPENTVTLFNRLYTCLENLITTENATDFYAGGAVGFDTIAAKCVLSLREKYKDIRLHLVLPCPNDEQTKGWSAGEKFDFRIILQRADSVEITSPSRTKDCMKIRNARLVEQVDSFCVCYYDKTVKSGTGQTVGFAQKKGLTIINVFETEE, from the coding sequence ATGCAACGCTCGGTTTGCTTTACAGGCCACAGAGAGATACCGGAAAACACAGTAACACTTTTCAACAGGCTTTACACCTGCCTTGAAAATCTTATCACAACAGAAAATGCCACCGACTTTTATGCAGGCGGTGCGGTGGGGTTTGATACTATCGCTGCAAAGTGTGTGCTTTCGCTGCGTGAAAAGTATAAGGATATACGCCTGCACCTTGTTCTGCCCTGCCCGAATGACGAGCAGACAAAGGGCTGGTCGGCAGGGGAGAAGTTTGACTTTCGCATAATCCTCCAGCGTGCCGACAGCGTGGAAATAACTTCACCGAGCCGTACCAAAGACTGTATGAAGATACGCAATGCACGCCTTGTCGAGCAGGTCGACAGCTTTTGTGTCTGCTACTATGACAAGACGGTAAAAAGCGGCACGGGGCAGACGGTGGGCTTTGCACAGAAGAAAGGTCTGACGATAATAAACGTATTTGAAACGGAGGAATAA
- a CDS encoding AAA family ATPase produces MICYKATLKLDKPLPTEEKDKYSRNDYSKEAVERINEAIDKINSKYVGKRCCFICGDTRNKLSFGIVVSDGSRAEDIISGFSKDAGLSGKIESEEIMVKSICTLNRYSGTTFRFDDDYLDVFSMDAFNSHRITPTERLAKSYNYADIKKAAQLGLYDESFIPETERISKPSVIENAKGHPVHYIIRASESMKICDRLIDTLYKANRLGSHRYTILNMDYIRASADSEGVFAAAQGGTVVIDLSDLSREDSGAAISNVLNTEMFELIKDNKHRSLVIFTMPNELESKVGMIKNALPEITFVEITERLAFNNDAKKLLRSYCRRDKVKADKELLSYVTKDKGYYSKDLKTLYDIWYSNALKTSIYPQYSDFKKSAELEKDEKPKGSAYDRLQEMIGLESVKKIIDQAINYSRLHKALADRGMPNAKRVMHMVFTGNPGTAKTTVARLFAQILKDNGVLSVGELVECGRSDLVGQFVGWTAVQVKAMFRKAKGSVLFIDEAYSLVDHHRSSFGDEAINTIVQEMENHREDMVVIFAGYPKEMKEFIDRNPGLRSRISFYVDFPNYNTDELVKITKLIAKDNGYKLADDVDDSLVPIFDKALESDDFGNGRFARNLVEQAQLAQAARLSMCEFDKLTGDDIVTLTGDDFTQIETDIKENNSKPVQRRIGFAG; encoded by the coding sequence ATGATCTGCTATAAGGCAACTTTAAAGCTCGACAAGCCGCTTCCCACAGAGGAAAAAGATAAGTACAGCAGAAATGATTACAGCAAGGAAGCAGTTGAGCGCATCAATGAAGCAATAGACAAGATCAACAGCAAATATGTCGGCAAGAGATGCTGCTTTATCTGCGGTGATACCAGGAATAAGCTTTCCTTTGGAATCGTTGTTTCTGACGGCAGCCGTGCTGAGGATATTATCAGCGGTTTTTCCAAAGATGCAGGTCTGTCAGGCAAGATAGAGTCCGAAGAGATAATGGTAAAGTCGATATGCACCCTTAACAGGTACTCGGGAACCACTTTCAGATTTGATGATGATTATCTTGATGTATTCAGTATGGATGCTTTCAACAGCCACCGCATAACACCAACGGAAAGACTTGCAAAAAGCTACAATTATGCCGATATTAAAAAGGCGGCACAGCTTGGGCTGTATGACGAGAGCTTTATCCCCGAAACAGAACGCATCAGCAAACCGTCTGTAATAGAAAACGCAAAGGGGCACCCTGTTCATTATATCATCAGGGCAAGTGAATCCATGAAGATATGTGACAGGCTTATTGATACTCTTTACAAGGCTAACAGGCTCGGTTCACACCGTTATACTATCCTTAATATGGACTATATAAGAGCAAGCGCTGATTCCGAGGGCGTTTTTGCTGCTGCACAGGGCGGAACTGTTGTAATTGACCTTTCAGATCTTAGCAGAGAAGACAGCGGTGCTGCAATATCGAATGTGCTAAATACGGAAATGTTTGAGCTTATAAAAGACAACAAGCACAGGTCGCTTGTGATATTCACGATGCCAAATGAGCTTGAAAGCAAGGTCGGAATGATAAAAAATGCTCTTCCCGAAATAACATTTGTCGAGATAACCGAGCGTCTTGCCTTTAATAACGATGCAAAGAAACTCCTGCGTTCATACTGCCGCAGAGATAAGGTAAAGGCTGACAAGGAATTGCTCTCGTATGTCACAAAAGACAAGGGTTATTATTCCAAAGACCTTAAAACGCTCTATGACATATGGTATTCAAATGCGCTCAAAACTTCCATTTATCCGCAGTACTCCGATTTCAAGAAAAGCGCCGAGCTTGAAAAGGACGAAAAGCCCAAAGGCAGCGCTTATGACAGATTACAGGAAATGATAGGCCTTGAGAGCGTAAAGAAGATTATTGATCAGGCGATAAACTATTCAAGGCTGCACAAGGCTCTTGCAGACAGGGGAATGCCTAATGCTAAACGTGTTATGCATATGGTATTCACAGGCAACCCGGGTACGGCAAAAACAACTGTTGCAAGGCTTTTTGCACAGATACTCAAAGATAACGGTGTGCTTTCTGTCGGCGAGCTTGTCGAATGCGGCAGAAGTGATCTTGTCGGGCAGTTTGTCGGCTGGACGGCTGTTCAGGTAAAAGCGATGTTCAGAAAAGCCAAAGGCTCGGTGCTTTTTATCGACGAGGCGTATTCTCTTGTTGATCATCACAGGAGCAGTTTTGGCGATGAAGCGATAAACACAATCGTTCAGGAAATGGAAAACCACAGAGAAGATATGGTGGTGATATTTGCAGGCTACCCAAAGGAAATGAAGGAGTTTATCGACAGAAACCCCGGTCTGCGCTCACGAATATCCTTCTATGTCGATTTCCCGAATTACAATACCGATGAGCTTGTTAAGATAACAAAGCTCATCGCAAAAGACAACGGCTATAAGCTGGCAGATGACGTTGACGACTCGCTTGTGCCGATATTTGATAAGGCACTTGAATCTGATGATTTCGGAAACGGGCGTTTTGCAAGAAATTTAGTCGAGCAGGCACAGCTCGCACAGGCAGCAAGGCTATCTATGTGTGAATTTGACAAGCTCACGGGTGATGACATAGTCACTCTGACGGGTGATGATTTTACACAGATAGAAACAGATATTAAAGAAAATAATAGCAAACCTGTTCAGCGCAGGATAGGCTTTGCAGGGTGA
- a CDS encoding metallophosphoesterase, protein MSCKKQGENMIYITGDTHGGIDMQKLTRKELKRLHISLSEEDIVIITGDFGFPFAPDDIKEYENGAKSEYTTYMKWFAERPYKVLFVDGNHDNHDWWSRQPVTQMYGGRVQIHPHAQNVIHLMRGEIYEIESRSFFTFGGAASVDKKYRTEGYSWWSGEEPTYAETELALENLERAGWQVDYIITHTLPQSIITQIPRFANKIWPCRTARFLDTVLDKVKFDKWFCGHFHIDMVVPERRMAALYNTVHSINEFDIILSGEKSIFSVRGR, encoded by the coding sequence ATGAGCTGTAAAAAACAAGGAGAGAATATGATCTACATTACAGGTGATACACACGGCGGAATTGATATGCAAAAGCTCACACGAAAAGAGCTTAAACGCTTGCATATCTCTCTGTCCGAAGAAGACATTGTTATCATCACAGGTGATTTCGGTTTTCCTTTCGCGCCTGATGATATAAAGGAGTATGAAAATGGCGCTAAAAGCGAGTACACCACATATATGAAGTGGTTTGCCGAGCGCCCGTACAAGGTGCTGTTTGTTGACGGCAATCACGATAATCACGACTGGTGGAGCAGACAGCCTGTTACTCAAATGTATGGCGGCAGAGTGCAGATTCACCCTCACGCACAGAATGTAATACACCTTATGCGTGGAGAAATATATGAGATAGAAAGCAGGAGCTTTTTTACCTTCGGCGGTGCGGCAAGTGTTGACAAGAAATACCGTACCGAGGGTTACAGCTGGTGGAGCGGAGAAGAACCGACATATGCCGAAACTGAACTTGCTCTTGAAAACCTTGAACGTGCAGGCTGGCAGGTGGACTATATTATTACTCATACTCTGCCTCAGAGCATTATAACGCAGATACCGAGATTTGCAAATAAAATATGGCCATGCCGCACAGCCCGGTTCCTTGATACTGTGCTTGATAAGGTGAAGTTTGACAAGTGGTTCTGCGGACATTTTCATATTGATATGGTAGTCCCTGAAAGAAGGATGGCGGCACTCTATAATACAGTTCATTCTATAAATGAATTTGACATCATATTGAGCGGTGAAAAGAGTATATTCAGCGTTCGTGGCAGATAG
- a CDS encoding UvrD-helicase domain-containing protein has product MMKKDNDQLARESIKNDIGCNILVSAGAGSGKTRQLVERMTAAVGACVDISRLCAITFTKAAAREFYMRFQTKLSQLAVNEPDSVKAERYRKALDNIDLCFMGTIDSFSELLLREHPTDAGLPSDFTVKEEAEMGDVYGIALSQIAKGDGRYSAELFRKYLLFAAVNKDPDKVFKVACKKYSQLRHTKMIHTEYSGDIEKDLEEEKRQLIQLLQRIIDHPEVAYTSGKIGPKNIKKLETIITVLEEIKCPWESIFSSITDILNKAEKYLITCTPDAMCCELSHLFIESGNPKNAYRLIFEKSDFVGKLKEYKYSATIDFIEAAIKEISDVNVSNGRLSFYDAKMCLRDMLKKDAANGGRLIRHISERHSYFLIDEFQDTDPVQSEIFFYLAAKEPDPDWTKCVPRDGSLFVVGDPKQSIYRFRGADTSAFTAVKELFERSGGRLLGLTRNFRTVPKLKEKFNELFTKLLPEDTKDQSRFEEIPIDADEERNDDIFSGMYKYHTDEESDVDDVIRLIKGLVGDKNKFVIDRDSKEKRNISYKDFMIIVPYKTNINKFMHAMKEAGIPFSAEGSNLLGKCPVLVALYQAVTALAHPDESIAVFTAINGGCFGIGEYELSCAKPVFSLHSFNPTGDERIDKAFAALDELYKKKDAYAPSVLCSIIIKELGLLEKLPADNLESLFFALDLLRDAETKGEISSLNDAADKLKEMIYTKKHERTLRFEGAGDLVRIANLHKVKGLEENIVILADGLKSEHDPEQRVERTEDGYNSYIFNCSEKGAYIHTDLYGDKNAEEKQALIAESERLLYVAATRARSALIVADAEGTNKPNRWRFLAENTDEVIDYPDTDTVSVKHEIKASDIAKKAAEPFKDSPSLEKSYRIVLPSKIKAETKASKDTGADDTPTPKRREGTDPRFTGILVHRLMERIVSAPTLPEKEDVVSAVIYELDGNDEYKAILNGVYDKLKSGGFAQKNGMPDDIIAELKDAENIGCEVPFCYKAQSDNGYELVDGVIDLIYKKNGKWFIIDYKTNYETAALDDKYAAQLSAYKAAFNKLTGETAESYIYHIDV; this is encoded by the coding sequence ATGATGAAAAAAGACAACGATCAGCTCGCAAGAGAGTCTATAAAAAATGATATCGGCTGCAATATTCTTGTCTCGGCAGGCGCAGGCTCGGGCAAGACAAGGCAGCTCGTTGAGCGAATGACAGCGGCAGTTGGCGCATGTGTTGACATAAGCCGCTTATGTGCAATAACATTTACAAAAGCGGCGGCAAGGGAGTTTTATATGCGCTTTCAGACCAAGCTGTCGCAGCTTGCTGTAAATGAGCCTGACAGCGTGAAAGCAGAACGCTATCGCAAGGCACTTGACAACATTGACCTGTGCTTTATGGGCACGATAGACTCATTCTCAGAGCTGCTGCTTCGTGAGCACCCGACAGATGCAGGGCTGCCCTCTGATTTTACTGTTAAGGAAGAAGCGGAAATGGGCGACGTTTACGGCATTGCATTATCCCAGATTGCAAAGGGTGACGGAAGGTACAGCGCCGAGCTTTTTAGAAAATATCTTCTTTTTGCAGCTGTAAACAAAGATCCCGACAAGGTTTTTAAAGTTGCCTGCAAAAAGTATTCGCAGCTCAGGCATACAAAGATGATACACACCGAGTATTCGGGCGATATCGAAAAGGACCTTGAAGAAGAAAAACGTCAGCTGATACAGCTTTTACAAAGGATAATTGATCACCCGGAGGTCGCTTACACTTCTGGAAAGATTGGCCCTAAGAATATAAAAAAGCTGGAGACAATAATCACTGTTCTTGAAGAGATAAAGTGCCCGTGGGAGAGTATATTTTCAAGTATAACAGATATTCTTAATAAGGCTGAAAAATACCTCATAACCTGTACGCCCGATGCAATGTGCTGTGAACTTTCGCATTTGTTTATTGAATCGGGTAATCCTAAAAATGCATACAGGCTCATCTTTGAAAAGAGTGACTTTGTAGGCAAGCTGAAAGAATACAAGTATTCTGCAACAATAGACTTTATAGAAGCGGCTATAAAGGAGATAAGTGATGTCAACGTTTCAAACGGCAGGCTCAGCTTTTATGATGCAAAAATGTGCCTGCGTGATATGCTTAAAAAAGATGCTGCAAACGGCGGCAGGCTGATAAGGCATATCAGTGAGCGCCACAGCTATTTTCTTATAGACGAATTTCAGGATACCGACCCGGTGCAGTCGGAGATTTTTTTCTATCTTGCGGCAAAGGAGCCCGATCCTGACTGGACGAAGTGTGTTCCGAGAGACGGCTCGCTGTTTGTGGTGGGCGACCCGAAGCAGTCTATCTACCGTTTCAGAGGGGCAGACACTTCGGCATTCACGGCAGTAAAGGAGCTGTTTGAAAGATCGGGCGGCAGGCTGCTTGGGCTTACAAGGAATTTCCGTACAGTGCCGAAGCTGAAGGAAAAGTTCAATGAGCTGTTTACAAAGCTGCTCCCCGAGGACACGAAGGATCAGAGCAGGTTTGAGGAGATACCCATTGATGCCGATGAAGAAAGAAACGATGACATTTTCTCGGGAATGTATAAATACCATACCGACGAGGAGAGCGATGTTGATGATGTCATAAGGCTGATAAAGGGGCTTGTTGGTGACAAAAACAAGTTTGTTATTGATCGTGACAGCAAAGAAAAGCGAAATATCAGCTATAAGGACTTTATGATAATCGTGCCCTACAAAACCAACATAAACAAATTTATGCACGCTATGAAAGAAGCGGGTATCCCTTTCAGCGCCGAGGGCAGCAATCTGCTCGGCAAATGTCCTGTGCTTGTCGCACTATATCAGGCAGTCACGGCACTTGCACACCCTGATGAGAGCATAGCCGTATTCACGGCGATTAACGGCGGCTGCTTTGGTATCGGTGAGTATGAGCTTTCGTGTGCAAAGCCTGTGTTCTCGCTGCATTCCTTCAATCCCACAGGCGATGAACGGATAGACAAGGCGTTTGCAGCACTTGATGAGCTTTATAAAAAGAAAGATGCATATGCCCCGAGCGTGCTTTGTAGTATCATCATAAAGGAGCTTGGCCTGCTTGAAAAGCTGCCTGCGGATAACCTAGAGAGCCTGTTCTTTGCGCTTGATCTGCTGCGTGATGCAGAAACAAAAGGCGAGATAAGCAGCCTTAACGATGCGGCAGACAAGCTGAAAGAAATGATCTACACAAAGAAGCACGAGCGCACGCTGAGATTTGAAGGTGCAGGTGACCTTGTGAGGATAGCCAATCTTCACAAGGTAAAGGGGCTTGAAGAAAACATAGTTATTCTTGCAGACGGGCTGAAGAGTGAACACGATCCGGAGCAAAGAGTCGAGCGCACAGAGGACGGTTACAACAGCTACATTTTTAATTGCAGCGAGAAAGGAGCATATATACATACAGATTTGTATGGAGATAAAAATGCCGAGGAAAAGCAGGCACTTATCGCCGAGAGTGAAAGGCTTTTATATGTTGCGGCAACAAGAGCTCGCAGTGCTTTGATAGTCGCTGATGCAGAGGGTACAAACAAACCAAACAGATGGCGTTTTCTTGCGGAGAATACCGATGAGGTGATAGATTATCCCGACACAGACACAGTTTCTGTAAAGCATGAGATAAAGGCGTCGGATATCGCAAAGAAAGCCGCCGAACCGTTTAAAGACAGCCCTTCGCTTGAAAAAAGCTACAGAATAGTTCTGCCGAGCAAGATAAAGGCAGAGACAAAGGCTTCAAAAGACACAGGTGCAGACGATACTCCTACGCCCAAGCGCAGGGAAGGAACAGACCCGAGGTTTACGGGAATTCTTGTACACAGGCTTATGGAGAGGATAGTATCAGCACCCACGCTTCCCGAAAAGGAAGATGTCGTTTCGGCGGTGATATATGAGCTTGACGGAAATGACGAATATAAGGCTATACTAAACGGCGTTTACGATAAGCTGAAAAGCGGCGGCTTTGCACAGAAAAACGGTATGCCCGATGATATAATTGCAGAATTGAAAGATGCCGAGAATATCGGCTGCGAAGTGCCTTTTTGCTACAAGGCGCAGAGTGATAACGGCTATGAGCTTGTTGACGGCGTGATAGATCTTATCTACAAAAAGAACGGCAAGTGGTTTATTATCGACTACAAGACAAACTACGAAACCGCCGCCCTTGATGATAAATATGCAGCACAGCTTAGCGCATACAAGGCGGCATTCAATAAGCTGACAGGCGAGACAGCCGAGAGCTATATCTACCATATCGACGTATAA
- a CDS encoding 3' terminal RNA ribose 2'-O-methyltransferase Hen1: MLLTITYTGHNTQELGFLLHKNPERAQRFELNYGQAYVFYPEVSDEKTTAALLLDIDPIDLARGKVGSKDGGLFDYVNDRPYASTSFMSTAIARVFGTAMSGRCDKRPELADTPLLLTACIYSLKDNGDTELARQIFEPLGYEVKAERRKLDDKFPEWGISPYIDLTISGTVRLSELLNHIFVLIPVFDKQKHYYIQEEEIKKLLSHGEGWLGTHPQKQKIVNRYFYAKRSFARRAIGKLNDDIPEAEDEDTEPAPEKEKKEFTPLNTLRMEAVKNAVHDSGAKSVIDLGCGECKLTSMLLTERQITKVTACDVSIGTLEKASQRMHLDRMSPYLRDKLTLMQASLTYRDERFSGYDCACIIEVIEHIEPMRLPALERSVFGFANPRTVIVTTPNIEYNANYEYMKENTLRHTDHRFEWTRAEFREWTEHVCKEYGYTCEISGIGDIDEALGTPTQMGVFTKNG; encoded by the coding sequence ATGTTGCTCACTATAACATATACCGGACACAACACGCAGGAGCTTGGCTTCCTGCTGCATAAAAACCCCGAGCGTGCACAGCGGTTTGAGCTTAACTACGGGCAGGCGTATGTCTTCTACCCCGAGGTAAGCGATGAGAAAACTACCGCCGCTCTGCTGCTCGACATCGACCCTATCGACCTTGCAAGAGGTAAAGTCGGCAGTAAGGACGGCGGCCTTTTTGATTATGTTAACGACCGCCCTTATGCCTCGACTTCGTTTATGAGCACGGCTATTGCAAGGGTATTTGGTACGGCTATGAGCGGCAGGTGCGATAAGCGCCCCGAGCTTGCCGACACACCGCTGCTGCTTACCGCCTGCATATATTCTCTTAAAGACAACGGCGATACCGAGCTTGCCAGACAGATATTCGAGCCGCTTGGCTATGAGGTAAAGGCCGAACGCCGCAAGCTCGATGACAAGTTCCCTGAATGGGGCATATCGCCGTATATCGACCTGACGATAAGCGGTACTGTCAGGCTCTCTGAACTGCTCAATCACATCTTTGTGCTGATACCTGTTTTTGATAAGCAGAAGCATTATTACATACAGGAAGAGGAGATAAAAAAGCTGCTCTCTCACGGCGAGGGCTGGCTTGGCACTCACCCGCAGAAGCAGAAGATAGTAAACAGATATTTCTATGCAAAACGCAGCTTTGCACGCAGAGCGATAGGCAAGCTAAATGATGATATCCCCGAGGCAGAAGATGAAGACACAGAGCCTGCACCTGAAAAGGAAAAGAAAGAGTTTACCCCTCTTAACACACTGCGTATGGAGGCGGTGAAGAATGCCGTGCATGACAGCGGTGCAAAGAGCGTTATCGACCTCGGCTGCGGCGAGTGTAAACTCACATCAATGCTGCTCACCGAGCGGCAGATAACCAAAGTCACCGCCTGCGATGTTTCGATAGGCACACTTGAAAAGGCATCGCAGCGTATGCACCTTGACAGAATGTCGCCATACCTGCGTGATAAGCTCACACTTATGCAGGCATCGCTTACATATCGTGATGAGCGCTTCTCGGGGTATGACTGCGCCTGCATAATCGAAGTCATAGAGCATATCGAGCCTATGAGATTACCTGCGCTTGAGCGTTCGGTGTTCGGCTTTGCCAACCCAAGAACAGTAATAGTCACTACACCGAATATAGAATACAACGCAAACTATGAGTATATGAAAGAAAATACTCTCCGCCACACCGACCACCGTTTTGAGTGGACAAGGGCGGAGTTCAGAGAATGGACAGAGCACGTCTGCAAGGAATACGGCTATACCTGCGAGATAAGCGGCATAGGCGATATAGACGAAGCTCTCGGCACACCGACACAGATGGGGGTGTTTACTAAGAATGGATAA
- a CDS encoding DnaB-like helicase C-terminal domain-containing protein, which translates to MNRNNVSDRIVSIKDAVDKLYIKGQMDNYIVTGIDSLDRILGDMKKGSLILLGARPQTGMTQFSLNIAYNTAKVTGKKTLFIPYEHSKEQIAARTIWMLSGISDTLSDVPLLIYDDHDSYIGRPFERIIEDAEEIENLGMIVVDFIQLMPDYCLPLQESFEKIICLLKETAEKLNVTVILNYLLPSINDYGIVGGRDDTISDMVSGCGFDKADAEIILSKVSEYQDKYDDKIPLKCRIRVHKREPYRFMIGCKDGRFYEL; encoded by the coding sequence ATGAATAGAAATAATGTATCAGACAGGATAGTTTCAATAAAAGATGCGGTCGATAAGCTGTACATCAAAGGACAAATGGATAACTATATAGTAACAGGCATTGATTCTCTGGACAGGATACTGGGAGATATGAAAAAAGGCAGCCTTATCCTTTTAGGTGCAAGACCGCAGACGGGAATGACACAGTTTTCGCTGAATATTGCGTATAATACAGCAAAGGTGACAGGCAAGAAGACTTTGTTCATACCTTATGAGCACAGCAAAGAGCAGATAGCTGCGAGAACTATTTGGATGTTATCGGGTATTTCTGATACACTCTCAGATGTTCCGCTGCTCATATATGATGATCATGATAGTTATATTGGCAGACCTTTTGAACGTATCATCGAAGATGCAGAAGAAATAGAGAATCTTGGAATGATAGTGGTGGATTTTATTCAGTTGATGCCTGATTATTGCCTGCCTTTACAGGAGTCATTCGAAAAGATAATATGTTTACTGAAAGAAACTGCAGAAAAACTAAATGTAACTGTAATATTGAATTATCTGTTGCCGTCTATAAATGATTACGGAATTGTTGGTGGCAGAGATGATACAATATCGGATATGGTCTCAGGTTGTGGATTTGACAAGGCAGATGCTGAAATAATACTAAGTAAGGTATCGGAATATCAGGATAAGTATGATGATAAGATCCCGCTAAAATGCCGTATCAGAGTACACAAAAGAGAACCATATAGGTTTATGATAGGATGCAAAGACGGAAGGTTCTATGAGCTGTAA